One stretch of Chloroflexota bacterium DNA includes these proteins:
- a CDS encoding sugar ABC transporter permease: MAARTGYLRKSTSRRRWRPMRVREAIDGYMFIALSALIIGVFVLFAAGYAFYLSFTNYSGFQPPQFVGLRNYVNVFRDTIALQSFRNTLIFVMVTVPLNVLLSLAVAMLLNREFVGMRLIRSIYFIPVVVSAVVTVTIFKVLYEFPDGVFNELLKAAGLEPIAWYRDKHYALISIMIMSLWKSTSFNSIIFLAALQDTPRDLIDAAKVDGADGWQRFLNVIVPHLRPVITFVVVLGTIGGFRVFTEPYVLTQGGPENATRTIALYTYNNAFQYRMFGYAGALSFVLLAIILLISLIQLRLSRAD; this comes from the coding sequence ATGGCTGCGCGTACAGGTTACCTGCGTAAGAGCACTTCCCGACGGCGATGGCGCCCAATGAGGGTACGGGAAGCCATTGACGGATATATGTTCATTGCTCTATCTGCGTTAATCATCGGAGTCTTCGTCCTCTTCGCGGCTGGCTACGCTTTTTACCTCTCCTTCACGAACTATTCAGGCTTCCAGCCACCACAATTCGTTGGCCTTCGAAATTACGTCAACGTATTTCGCGACACCATTGCCCTGCAATCCTTTCGAAACACGTTGATCTTCGTAATGGTCACAGTCCCTTTAAATGTACTCCTCTCTCTCGCAGTCGCCATGCTTCTTAATCGAGAATTCGTGGGTATGCGCCTGATACGCTCCATCTATTTCATTCCTGTCGTCGTATCAGCGGTCGTTACCGTTACGATTTTCAAAGTCCTATACGAGTTTCCGGATGGTGTCTTCAATGAACTGCTCAAAGCGGCCGGTCTGGAACCCATCGCCTGGTATCGAGACAAACATTATGCTCTGATTTCCATCATGATCATGAGCCTTTGGAAGAGCACAAGCTTCAATAGTATTATCTTCCTGGCCGCCTTGCAGGACACGCCGCGTGACCTCATCGACGCTGCAAAGGTGGATGGCGCCGACGGATGGCAACGTTTCCTCAATGTGATCGTGCCTCACTTGCGTCCGGTAATCACGTTCGTGGTCGTTCTTGGGACTATCGGGGGATTCCGGGTCTTCACGGAGCCCTATGTCCTTACCCAAGGTGGGCCGGAGAACGCCACGCGGACTATTGCGCTCTACACCTACAATAACGCCTTTCAGTATCGTATGTTCGGCTATGCTGGTGCTCTATCTTTTGTATTATTGGCCATTATTCTGTTAATCTCACTGATCCAACTTCGCCTGAGCCGGGCAGACTAA
- a CDS encoding sugar ABC transporter substrate-binding protein: MKRMTHSLSLLAIVVLVVISCAPPAPAPAAEKEKAPTEKIEIEFSAYCGGPGCDYYNQIADEFEAENPNVHIKRDLSLAHGEWINVFQTRVAAGDLPDLFIQDENQIPMLLDADMALPLDDYIKQYNIDLNWYPKRFLAFATRNGKHYALPYYISPNIMIYRTDLFEQAGVEPPKTWDELLTVCKVFQDSMGLEHPFAFSPGPAWWSGDWIFQAGGDMMNPERTAFTFDSPEVIEAIQFMWDLIHTYKCVNPDIMKMENGRWVLWQKGEVVFMQAGGWELGSVDQKYPETIGKWRMAALPCGKECANVAGGSPLMIAKSSQHPDIAFKLLTKMVTPEGAYKWMKVTGGAPAGNLATYDLEETKRDFSQFLGLKDAVANASVLPVHPLFAKGYFEIFQGGLQKIFADPNADVAAELKRINDEANEMLRREAK; encoded by the coding sequence ATGAAACGCATGACACATTCTCTCAGCTTATTGGCCATTGTGGTTCTCGTGGTGATCTCCTGTGCCCCGCCAGCACCAGCACCGGCTGCCGAGAAGGAGAAGGCTCCCACCGAGAAGATCGAAATCGAGTTCAGCGCGTACTGTGGCGGGCCAGGTTGTGATTACTACAACCAAATCGCCGACGAGTTCGAAGCCGAAAATCCCAACGTGCACATCAAGCGAGACTTGAGCCTGGCACATGGTGAGTGGATCAATGTTTTCCAAACGCGAGTGGCCGCAGGTGATTTGCCCGATCTCTTTATCCAGGACGAAAATCAGATCCCCATGCTCCTGGACGCGGACATGGCACTACCCCTGGATGACTACATCAAGCAGTATAACATCGATTTAAATTGGTACCCGAAGCGCTTCCTGGCATTCGCCACTCGAAATGGGAAACATTATGCACTTCCATACTACATCTCACCCAACATCATGATCTACCGTACTGACTTGTTTGAGCAGGCTGGGGTCGAGCCCCCAAAGACCTGGGATGAGTTGCTGACTGTGTGCAAAGTCTTCCAGGACAGTATGGGGCTAGAGCATCCCTTTGCCTTCAGCCCCGGCCCTGCATGGTGGTCAGGAGATTGGATCTTTCAGGCCGGCGGCGATATGATGAATCCCGAACGAACCGCCTTTACTTTCGACTCGCCAGAAGTCATTGAAGCTATCCAATTCATGTGGGATCTCATACACACGTACAAGTGTGTAAACCCGGATATCATGAAGATGGAAAACGGACGCTGGGTCTTGTGGCAAAAGGGCGAAGTCGTTTTCATGCAAGCCGGCGGGTGGGAGCTAGGAAGCGTGGACCAAAAATATCCCGAGACCATTGGCAAGTGGCGCATGGCAGCACTTCCCTGTGGAAAAGAGTGCGCAAACGTGGCTGGAGGTTCACCACTGATGATCGCCAAAAGCAGCCAACACCCCGACATAGCGTTCAAGTTGCTAACCAAAATGGTGACGCCCGAGGGTGCTTACAAATGGATGAAGGTCACAGGAGGGGCTCCAGCCGGCAATCTAGCCACCTACGACCTGGAGGAGACCAAGCGGGACTTCTCTCAATTCTTGGGATTGAAGGATGCCGTGGCTAATGCGTCCGTACTGCCTGTCCATCCGTTATTCGCAAAAGGGTATTTCGAGATCTTCCAGGGAGGCCTCCAGAAGATCTTCGCAGACCCCAATGCTGATGTTGCTGCTGAGCTCAAACGGATCAACGATGAGGCGAACGAAATGCTGCGTCGCGAAGCCAAATAG
- a CDS encoding response regulator codes for MSLPRADFNRWVADAYQHLYDLVHLRTHPLTGILIPDPSLRRKEKAWRLHHILLDVIDELDPGPQAPAFSREWRRHRLMVLRYVDGLDPQSVADQLAISRRHFYREHEAAIEAVASILWDRYVARMESPAAQPEAVSQEPADRLELLRLEAARLSQANRYSHLADVVEGAVELVREMVKQKEIHLLLDMEPNLPNVGMDRSMLRQLLLEVLSYVIGSLTGGELRIQAVHERDHVRLTICSRGGEKEQEKTQTDEEDVRISMLQELATVQNARLLPIADDVGRGGFELELPTAPPRTVLVVDDNKDVLQLFQRYLQSHHYRVVTAQSSAEAIRLARELQPYAITLDLMMPERDGWNVLQTLTNQPRTQHIPVIVCTVLSAKELALSLGATAFLEKPVTEETLISVLRVLEGR; via the coding sequence ATGAGCTTGCCCAGAGCCGACTTTAATCGCTGGGTTGCTGATGCCTATCAACATCTATACGATCTGGTCCACCTTCGCACCCATCCTCTGACGGGCATTCTGATCCCTGATCCCTCTCTCCGTCGCAAAGAGAAGGCTTGGCGGCTGCATCACATCCTCCTCGATGTGATCGACGAGCTGGACCCCGGGCCGCAGGCTCCGGCTTTCTCTCGTGAATGGCGCCGTCATCGGCTCATGGTGTTACGTTACGTGGACGGCCTCGATCCGCAGTCCGTGGCGGATCAATTGGCCATCAGCCGCCGCCACTTCTACCGTGAACATGAGGCGGCCATCGAGGCGGTCGCCAGCATCCTCTGGGATCGCTACGTGGCCCGCATGGAGTCTCCCGCCGCGCAGCCGGAGGCGGTGAGCCAGGAACCTGCCGACCGGCTGGAACTGCTACGCCTGGAAGCTGCCCGGCTCAGCCAGGCTAATCGGTACTCCCACTTGGCCGATGTGGTCGAAGGAGCCGTCGAGTTAGTGCGGGAGATGGTAAAACAGAAGGAAATCCATCTGCTCCTCGACATGGAGCCGAATCTACCCAACGTGGGCATGGATCGCAGCATGCTAAGACAACTTCTGCTCGAGGTGCTGAGTTATGTGATAGGGAGCCTTACAGGAGGGGAACTCCGAATCCAGGCGGTGCATGAAAGGGATCACGTACGACTGACCATATGCAGCCGAGGTGGGGAAAAGGAGCAGGAGAAAACCCAAACGGATGAGGAAGATGTGCGCATCTCCATGCTGCAGGAGCTGGCGACCGTGCAGAATGCTCGGCTCTTGCCCATCGCCGATGATGTGGGGAGGGGCGGCTTTGAGCTTGAACTGCCCACGGCGCCGCCTCGCACGGTCCTGGTGGTGGACGATAACAAGGACGTGCTGCAGCTTTTCCAGCGCTATCTTCAATCGCATCATTATCGGGTCGTCACGGCCCAGAGCAGTGCTGAGGCGATTCGATTGGCCCGGGAACTGCAGCCATATGCCATCACGCTCGATCTGATGATGCCGGAGCGTGATGGGTGGAATGTGCTGCAAACGCTCACTAACCAGCCGCGAACTCAGCATATCCCTGTCATTGTCTGTACCGTGCTTAGCGCGAAGGAGTTGGCGTTGTCGCTGGGGGCCACAGCTTTCCTGGAGAAACCGGTCACGGAAGAGACGCTTATATCCGTCCTGAGGGTGCTAGAGGGAAGATGA
- a CDS encoding response regulator yields MSATHEMSHLCDNLMQLRAESFRIIALLIGAIGYIWLTLLVWPVTGESAPLEAWLGSLLLILSWGLGHLLRDRALSVASVLFTGGLLLAIACAVLAFRISQLSHLFILPVIFASVLMSQQAVFLIALLASALTIMINRSYLHTPFLSVDTWLPIAVILLTTLASWLAARNLYIALAWAWNGYEQARRNERIARERQAELSRVLKALDEATYRLERVNYMLSLARDQAEEARRLKQQFAQTISHELRTPLNLIVGFTEMMAQSPEYYGAPLPPSYMRDLSIVHRNACHLQTLVNDVLDLARIEAAQMSLLPEEVDPAVLVQEAVNTARSLVETRGLSLHVRIEPGLPRIWVDSTRIRQVLFNLLNNAARFTEQGSVTVGVRKEAGNILFWVADTGVGIAPEDISRIFEEFRQADGSTRRRHGGAGLGLAISKRFVEMHGGRIWVESEVGKGSTFYFSLPITVQELAANDGSRPLTQEPIPSDQWGEVPILLTVTHSPSAAGLLARHIRGYRTVAVYSLEQARDMARQLMPQAILFDSSDEPIPAEHLEETAHSWGLRVPFIACPLAGEGPLRQQLAVDGYLIKPVSHQDLWDVLRRFGENVTRVLVVDDDRDFVRLLSRMLDSPIRRYQVFSAYGGQEALDMIRLHRPDLILLDLMLPDMDGAQVIRRLRSSSQWRDTPIIIVSAQDELDHVEALGGSMVITKAEGLMPGEVLQWIQAILKANAIGAIRPVKSTPDRVEQQLPSSSL; encoded by the coding sequence ATGAGCGCGACGCATGAGATGTCTCATCTATGCGACAATCTAATGCAATTGCGCGCTGAATCGTTCAGGATCATCGCGCTTCTCATTGGGGCGATCGGCTACATATGGCTGACCCTTCTCGTGTGGCCAGTGACCGGGGAAAGTGCCCCCCTGGAAGCGTGGCTGGGCAGTCTGCTGCTCATCCTGAGTTGGGGCCTTGGCCACCTCTTGCGGGACCGTGCTCTCTCCGTCGCCTCCGTCCTTTTCACCGGAGGCTTACTCCTTGCCATCGCGTGCGCCGTCCTCGCCTTCCGTATCAGCCAGCTCTCCCACCTATTCATCCTTCCTGTGATCTTCGCCAGCGTCCTCATGAGCCAGCAGGCCGTGTTCCTGATCGCTCTCCTGGCTAGCGCACTGACTATCATGATCAACCGATCCTATCTTCATACGCCCTTCCTCTCCGTGGACACCTGGCTCCCCATCGCGGTTATCCTCCTGACCACGCTAGCCTCGTGGCTGGCCGCTCGCAACCTTTACATCGCGTTAGCCTGGGCCTGGAACGGCTATGAGCAGGCCCGTCGTAATGAGCGGATCGCCCGAGAGCGACAGGCCGAGCTGAGCCGTGTGCTGAAGGCGCTGGACGAGGCCACATATAGATTGGAACGGGTCAACTATATGCTGTCGCTGGCCCGCGATCAAGCAGAAGAGGCTCGTCGGCTCAAGCAACAATTCGCCCAGACCATCAGCCACGAACTGCGCACGCCGCTTAACCTCATCGTCGGGTTCACTGAAATGATGGCGCAATCGCCTGAATACTATGGTGCGCCGTTGCCGCCCTCCTATATGCGCGATCTGAGTATCGTGCACCGTAACGCCTGCCACCTGCAGACGCTGGTCAACGACGTGCTGGACCTGGCGCGCATCGAGGCAGCACAGATGAGCCTGCTGCCGGAAGAGGTGGATCCGGCCGTCCTGGTTCAGGAGGCAGTGAACACGGCCCGCAGCCTGGTGGAGACACGTGGTCTGTCCCTGCATGTGAGGATCGAACCGGGTCTGCCGCGAATTTGGGTCGATTCCACACGCATACGACAGGTACTCTTCAATCTGCTGAACAACGCCGCTCGCTTCACCGAGCAGGGGAGCGTCACCGTGGGCGTTCGGAAAGAGGCTGGCAACATCCTCTTCTGGGTAGCTGATACAGGCGTGGGTATCGCCCCCGAGGACATCTCTCGCATCTTCGAGGAGTTCCGACAAGCCGACGGGTCGACGCGTCGGCGCCACGGAGGTGCGGGGCTGGGTCTGGCGATCAGCAAACGATTCGTGGAGATGCACGGTGGACGCATCTGGGTGGAGAGTGAAGTAGGCAAAGGCAGCACCTTCTACTTCAGTCTCCCCATAACCGTCCAGGAGTTGGCCGCAAATGATGGCAGTCGCCCTCTCACCCAGGAACCCATCCCATCAGACCAATGGGGAGAAGTCCCCATACTTCTGACCGTCACCCATAGCCCATCGGCGGCCGGACTGCTGGCTCGACACATACGCGGGTACCGCACCGTGGCCGTTTACAGCCTGGAACAGGCCCGGGACATGGCACGACAGCTCATGCCACAGGCTATTCTGTTCGACAGCAGCGATGAGCCGATCCCGGCCGAGCACCTGGAGGAGACTGCCCACAGTTGGGGATTGCGGGTGCCGTTCATCGCCTGTCCACTGGCTGGTGAGGGGCCACTGCGGCAACAACTAGCCGTAGATGGGTACCTGATCAAGCCAGTGTCCCATCAGGATCTGTGGGACGTCCTGCGCCGATTCGGGGAGAATGTAACCCGTGTGTTGGTCGTCGACGACGATCGCGATTTCGTTCGTCTTCTGAGCCGGATGCTGGATAGCCCGATTCGGAGGTACCAGGTGTTCAGCGCATATGGCGGCCAGGAGGCGCTGGACATGATCCGGCTGCACCGCCCCGACCTGATCCTGCTGGATCTGATGCTGCCCGACATGGACGGCGCCCAGGTGATCCGACGCCTCCGATCATCAAGCCAGTGGCGAGACACTCCCATCATCATCGTCTCCGCGCAGGATGAGCTTGATCATGTGGAAGCTCTGGGCGGGAGCATGGTGATCACCAAAGCCGAGGGGCTGATGCCGGGCGAAGTGCTACAATGGATCCAGGCCATTCTGAAAGCCAACGCAATCGGGGCCATCCGCCCGGTAAAGAGCACCCCAGATCGCGTTGAGCAGCAACTCCCCTCATCTTCCCTCTAG
- a CDS encoding glutamine--tRNA ligase/YqeY domain fusion protein, with product MGEPRKGESQAAGEASAESKPTDFIREIIEEDIRTNRFGGKVHTRFPPEPNGYLHIGHAKSICLNFGIAEEYGGLCNLRFDDTNPLKESEEYVQAIIEDVRWLGFDWGDRLYYASDYFDQLYEFAIQLIKAGKAYVDDLSPEEIRAYRGTLTEPGKESPYRNRSVEENLELFERMRAGEFPNGARVLRAKIDMASPNLNLRDPVMYRIIHTSHHRTGDKWCIYPTYDWAHGQSDSIEGITHSICTLEFEDHRPLYDWFLDQLGIHHPRQIEFARLNLSHTVLSKRKLRELVEGGYVNGWDDPRMPTLAGMRRRGYTPQAIRNFCDRIGVAKTNSVIDIALLEHCLREDLNKRAPRAMAVLRPLRLVIDNYPEDLVEEFEIENNPEDPSMGTRKVPFSRVLYVERDDFREDPPKKWFRLAPGREVRLKGAYYVTCVDVVKDAAGEIVELHCTYDPESRGGVTPDGRKVRGTLHWVSAAHALDAEVRLYDRLFLKANPDEVDEEGADFKANINPNSLEILTSCKVEPSLANAKVGDHYQFLRKGYFCVDPDSADGRLVFNRTVTLRDTWAKIEKRVGAKQVT from the coding sequence ATGGGAGAACCGAGGAAAGGTGAGAGCCAGGCCGCTGGCGAGGCTTCAGCCGAATCCAAACCCACCGATTTCATCCGAGAAATCATCGAGGAAGATATCCGGACCAATCGTTTTGGGGGGAAGGTGCACACGCGCTTTCCCCCGGAGCCCAATGGCTACCTGCATATCGGCCACGCCAAGTCCATCTGCCTGAACTTCGGCATCGCCGAGGAATACGGCGGCCTGTGCAACCTGCGATTCGACGACACCAATCCTCTTAAGGAGAGCGAGGAGTACGTACAGGCCATCATCGAGGACGTTCGCTGGCTGGGGTTCGACTGGGGCGATCGCCTGTACTACGCATCCGATTACTTCGACCAGTTGTACGAGTTCGCCATACAGCTGATCAAGGCCGGCAAGGCCTATGTAGACGACCTGAGCCCCGAGGAGATACGGGCATATCGGGGGACCCTGACGGAGCCGGGAAAGGAGAGCCCCTATCGCAACCGCTCGGTTGAGGAGAACCTGGAGCTATTCGAGCGTATGCGCGCCGGCGAGTTCCCCAACGGCGCACGCGTCCTGCGGGCGAAGATCGACATGGCCTCTCCCAACCTGAACCTGCGCGATCCGGTCATGTACCGCATCATCCACACCAGTCACCACCGAACCGGCGACAAGTGGTGCATCTACCCCACATACGACTGGGCTCACGGCCAGTCGGATTCCATCGAGGGGATCACCCATTCCATCTGCACGCTGGAGTTCGAGGACCATCGCCCCCTGTACGACTGGTTCCTCGACCAGCTGGGTATCCACCACCCACGCCAGATCGAGTTCGCTCGCCTGAACCTCAGCCACACGGTGCTGAGCAAACGCAAGCTGCGAGAGCTCGTCGAGGGGGGGTACGTGAACGGCTGGGACGACCCGCGGATGCCCACCCTGGCGGGGATGCGGCGGCGAGGCTACACACCGCAGGCCATCCGAAACTTCTGCGACCGCATCGGCGTGGCCAAGACGAACAGCGTCATCGATATCGCCCTGCTGGAGCATTGCCTCCGGGAGGATCTGAACAAGCGGGCTCCCCGGGCCATGGCGGTGTTGCGACCGCTCCGATTGGTGATCGACAACTATCCCGAGGACCTGGTGGAAGAGTTCGAGATCGAGAACAACCCAGAGGATCCCAGCATGGGCACGCGCAAAGTGCCCTTCTCCCGGGTGCTGTACGTCGAGCGGGATGACTTTCGAGAGGACCCGCCAAAGAAGTGGTTCCGCCTGGCTCCCGGCCGGGAGGTGCGGCTGAAGGGCGCGTACTATGTCACGTGCGTGGACGTCGTCAAGGATGCGGCCGGCGAGATCGTCGAGCTCCACTGCACCTACGACCCCGAGTCCCGGGGCGGTGTGACGCCGGACGGGCGCAAGGTGCGGGGGACGCTGCACTGGGTCTCGGCCGCCCACGCGCTGGACGCCGAGGTGCGCCTGTATGATCGCCTGTTCCTCAAGGCGAACCCGGACGAGGTGGACGAGGAGGGGGCCGACTTCAAGGCGAACATCAACCCCAACTCTCTGGAGATCCTCACGTCCTGCAAGGTGGAACCCAGCCTGGCCAACGCGAAGGTCGGGGATCACTACCAGTTCCTGCGGAAGGGGTACTTCTGCGTAGACCCGGACTCGGCGGATGGCAGGCTCGTGTTCAACCGCACGGTCACGTTGCGAGACACGTGGGCCAAGATCGAGAAGCGCGTCGGCGCCAAACAGGTCACATGA
- a CDS encoding glutamate--tRNA ligase, translating to MTHRPVRVRIAPSPTGYFHLGGARTAIYNWLYARHTGGRFILRIEDTDRTRYHPEALDDLLESLRWLGLDWDEGPEVGGEYGPYFQSQRLDIYQEHARKLIEEGHAYYCYCSPERLAALREEQRKRKERIGYDRHCRNLTAAQRAEYEAQGITPVVRLKVPDEGKITFRDVIRGEITVDVNTLDDLVLLKSDGYPTYHLANVIDDHLMEISHILRGDEWLPSVPRHILIYRAFGWEPPIMAHLPLLLDPSGKGKMSKRKPVINGVEYPTLIRDFREEGYLPEALFNFLALLGWSYDPENDLFTREQAIERFDIADVHPKPSVVSYEKLDWMNGVYIRELPTEEFTRRVLPFLAKGLGIPEEEIARHPGLPVLMPAVQERVKKLSEAAEIVDFVFKEPGEYDPKLLIGRKMTAAQSLEALRAARQVLADLPEFDPDLMEAEMRALAERLGVKAGPLFGILRIAITGKKVAPPLFVSIVAVGREKALARCDRAMELLQQLVAAETT from the coding sequence ATGACCCACCGACCCGTACGCGTGCGCATCGCCCCGAGCCCCACCGGCTATTTCCACCTGGGTGGGGCCCGCACGGCGATTTACAACTGGCTATACGCCCGCCACACCGGCGGCCGCTTCATCCTGCGCATCGAGGACACGGATCGAACGCGCTACCATCCGGAGGCGCTGGACGATCTGCTGGAATCCCTGCGATGGCTGGGGCTCGACTGGGATGAGGGGCCCGAGGTCGGCGGCGAGTACGGCCCCTACTTTCAATCCCAACGGCTGGACATCTATCAGGAACACGCTCGCAAGCTGATCGAGGAGGGGCACGCCTACTATTGCTACTGCTCGCCGGAGCGCCTGGCCGCGCTGCGAGAGGAGCAACGGAAACGCAAGGAACGGATCGGCTACGATCGCCACTGCCGCAATCTGACGGCGGCCCAACGAGCGGAATATGAGGCTCAAGGGATCACCCCGGTGGTGCGCCTGAAGGTGCCCGACGAAGGGAAGATCACCTTCCGCGACGTGATCCGGGGCGAGATCACCGTGGACGTGAACACCCTGGACGATCTGGTGCTCTTGAAGTCCGACGGGTACCCGACCTACCACCTGGCCAACGTCATCGACGACCATCTGATGGAGATCTCGCACATCCTGCGAGGAGACGAGTGGCTCCCCTCCGTACCGCGCCACATCCTGATCTACCGGGCCTTCGGTTGGGAGCCGCCGATCATGGCCCACCTGCCGCTGCTGCTCGATCCTAGCGGTAAGGGCAAGATGTCCAAACGCAAGCCGGTGATCAACGGCGTCGAGTACCCAACCCTGATCCGAGACTTCCGAGAAGAGGGATACCTTCCCGAGGCGCTGTTCAACTTCCTGGCGCTGCTGGGATGGTCGTACGACCCGGAGAACGACCTCTTCACCCGAGAGCAGGCCATTGAGCGATTCGACATCGCCGATGTCCACCCCAAGCCCTCCGTCGTCTCCTACGAGAAGCTGGACTGGATGAACGGCGTCTACATCCGTGAGCTCCCGACCGAGGAGTTCACCCGGCGAGTACTACCGTTCCTGGCCAAGGGGCTCGGCATCCCCGAGGAGGAGATCGCCCGCCACCCCGGGCTGCCGGTGCTGATGCCGGCCGTCCAGGAGCGGGTGAAAAAGCTGTCTGAGGCGGCCGAGATCGTGGATTTCGTCTTCAAGGAGCCGGGCGAATACGATCCGAAGCTGTTGATCGGCCGCAAGATGACGGCGGCGCAATCGCTGGAGGCACTGCGGGCCGCACGGCAGGTCCTGGCCGATCTGCCGGAGTTCGATCCCGACCTCATGGAGGCGGAGATGCGAGCCCTGGCCGAGCGGCTGGGCGTCAAGGCAGGGCCCCTCTTCGGCATCCTGCGCATCGCCATCACGGGCAAGAAGGTGGCCCCGCCCCTGTTCGTCAGCATCGTGGCCGTAGGGCGAGAGAAGGCCCTGGCCCGATGTGACCGGGCTATGGAGCTTCTGCAGCAACTCGTCGCCGCCGAGACGACGTAG
- a CDS encoding four helix bundle protein — MNYEEWLETVPEIITTDVLWKMQVYRLALFLSDLGWLDATKLMQDRRTHGLSDQLYRAVCSISANIAEGYSRGSGRDRARFYEYALGSARESRDWYFKSRYVLGNSVMEHRLNLLAQIIRLLLTIIPRQRQRVFKEEQVAYHADLDSYQGELSGLLSDVPLPPP, encoded by the coding sequence ATGAACTACGAGGAATGGCTTGAAACAGTGCCGGAGATCATCACGACGGATGTCCTGTGGAAGATGCAGGTGTATCGGCTCGCCCTGTTCCTCTCAGACCTCGGGTGGCTCGACGCGACAAAGCTCATGCAGGATCGGCGAACTCATGGCCTGTCGGACCAATTGTACCGTGCAGTATGCTCCATCAGTGCGAATATCGCCGAAGGCTACTCGCGTGGCTCCGGCCGAGACCGCGCCCGATTCTATGAATACGCCCTTGGATCGGCCCGGGAAAGCCGTGATTGGTATTTCAAGAGCAGGTATGTTCTAGGAAATTCTGTGATGGAGCACCGGCTCAACCTCCTGGCACAGATCATCCGGCTGCTCCTGACGATCATTCCAAGGCAACGTCAGCGTGTTTTCAAAGAAGAGCAAGTCGCTTACCACGCCGATCTGGATTCATACCAGGGAGAGCTATCAGGGCTGCTATCCGATGTCCCGCTTCCACCGCCTTAA
- a CDS encoding MFS transporter, producing the protein MCRTAATRSTVATPAMTGARRLTLTLYIIAVFLYWIALYLYVPTLPVYTASKTDNLALVGVVLSMYGLWQAIIRLPLGITADWLGRRKPFIIGGFALAGLGAWTMGSADNVNGLILGRAITGLAAGTWVPLVVVFSSLFPPEEAVRASAMLTLIGSVGRMLATGITGSLNNLGGYSLPFFLAAGAAVLAILIVLPAREERRSRRRPSIKGIGHLITRRDVLLPSVLSAVAQYANWAATFGFIPILARQLGATDVMLSMLTSMNIAVLTLGNLTATAIVKRIGARRLVYISFLLLAVGIGGAALAPTLPLVFAAQFCIGMSMGIGYPVLMGLSIQNVEDAERTTAMGLHQAVYAIGMFSGPGLSGTIADAIGIRAMFGITAGVALALGVLGTRWLGGRE; encoded by the coding sequence ATGTGTCGCACCGCGGCCACCCGCTCGACGGTCGCTACACCGGCCATGACCGGCGCCCGGCGGCTGACCCTTACGCTGTATATCATCGCCGTCTTCCTGTATTGGATCGCCCTGTATCTTTACGTGCCGACGTTGCCCGTCTACACCGCGAGCAAGACCGACAATCTGGCACTGGTCGGCGTGGTGCTCTCCATGTACGGGCTTTGGCAGGCGATCATCCGCCTGCCGTTGGGCATCACGGCCGACTGGCTGGGACGGCGCAAGCCGTTTATCATCGGCGGGTTCGCCCTGGCCGGTCTGGGGGCCTGGACCATGGGCTCCGCCGACAACGTCAACGGGCTGATCCTCGGGCGGGCCATCACCGGGCTGGCGGCCGGCACCTGGGTGCCGCTGGTCGTCGTGTTCAGCAGCTTGTTCCCGCCAGAGGAGGCCGTACGTGCCAGCGCCATGCTCACCCTCATCGGGTCGGTGGGGCGCATGCTGGCCACAGGGATCACTGGCTCTTTGAACAACCTGGGGGGGTATTCCCTTCCCTTCTTCCTGGCCGCAGGCGCGGCCGTTCTGGCCATCCTGATCGTATTGCCGGCCCGGGAGGAGCGCCGTTCCCGCCGGCGCCCATCGATCAAGGGCATCGGGCACCTGATCACCCGACGGGACGTGCTGCTTCCCTCCGTCCTCAGCGCCGTGGCTCAATATGCAAACTGGGCGGCCACCTTCGGGTTCATCCCCATCCTGGCCAGGCAGTTGGGGGCCACGGACGTCATGCTCAGCATGCTCACCAGCATGAACATCGCCGTCCTCACGCTGGGCAACCTGACGGCGACCGCCATCGTCAAGCGCATCGGCGCCCGGCGGCTCGTCTACATCAGCTTCCTGCTCCTGGCCGTGGGCATCGGAGGGGCCGCGCTGGCGCCAACGCTGCCGTTGGTCTTCGCCGCTCAATTCTGCATCGGGATGTCCATGGGCATCGGTTACCCGGTGCTGATGGGGCTGAGCATCCAGAACGTAGAGGACGCCGAGCGCACCACCGCCATGGGACTGCACCAGGCCGTTTACGCCATCGGCATGTTCAGCGGGCCGGGGCTCAGCGGTACCATCGCCGACGCCATCGGCATCCGGGCGATGTTTGGGATCACGGCAGGGGTCGCGCTGGCGTTGGGGGTGCTTGGGACGAGGTGGCTGGGGGGGAGGGAGTAG